One segment of Pseudomonas asgharzadehiana DNA contains the following:
- the ubiT gene encoding ubiquinone anaerobic biosynthesis accessory factor UbiT produces the protein MLSRKQWLLKGADRVLPLIRRVPFGMQRLALQQALNRCLAEPLREGGFDLLRGRWLCLRIPDLGLCWYLTLGRDGLRIAQQAEAQVTIRGNWREFLLLASRQEDPDTLFFRRRLVIEGDTELGLGLKNLIDSLDPDVLPGWLWRGLERAGRGVAV, from the coding sequence GTGCTAAGTCGCAAACAATGGCTGCTCAAGGGGGCGGACCGCGTGTTGCCGCTGATCCGCCGTGTGCCGTTCGGCATGCAGCGGCTGGCCTTGCAACAGGCCCTCAACCGCTGCCTGGCCGAGCCGTTGCGCGAGGGCGGCTTCGACCTGCTACGTGGGCGCTGGCTGTGTTTACGCATTCCGGACCTGGGGTTGTGCTGGTACCTGACCCTCGGGCGTGACGGGCTGCGCATCGCGCAACAGGCTGAGGCGCAGGTGACTATCCGTGGCAACTGGCGCGAGTTTTTGTTGCTGGCCAGCCGGCAGGAGGATCCGGATACGTTGTTTTTTCGGCGACGCTTGGTGATCGAAGGCGACACGGAGCTGGGGCTGGGGTTGAAGAACCTGATTGATAGTCTGGACCCCGACGTGCTGCCCGGCTGGCTGTGGCGGGGGTTGGAAAGGGCTGGGCGAGGCGTGGCGGTTTGA
- a CDS encoding molybdopterin molybdotransferase MoeA, which produces MSVCDSGDLLAVDAAIEQLLAQAPPPPSTEVIALGQALGRVTAEEVFSPLDLPGWDNSAMDGYALRAFDVPEQGGYLMLAGRIAAGHSSDVPLQAGQTVRIFTGAPLPPGADSVVPQERCRVYGQRIWCPPLRLGEHVRKRGEELQRGQRVLSAGRRLRAQEIGLLAAAGIGRVKVYRPLRVCLLSSGDELREPGQPLAPGQIYNSNRHLVAALLRGWGVEVHDYGVMADALAASRDALVLASSECDLLLTTGGVSVGEEDHLKQAIQALGNVDFWRLAIQPGKPLAFGRVAGKPWIGLPGNPTAALVTALVVVRPFLLRAQGAERVLPVPVNVMAGFEWLKPNKRRQYLRARLKPGVDGQLRAILHPQQSSAMLTAACWADGLVIIECEQQVLKGAPVAFVSFADFE; this is translated from the coding sequence ATGAGCGTGTGCGACAGCGGCGACTTGCTGGCGGTGGACGCCGCCATCGAGCAGTTGCTGGCCCAGGCGCCGCCGCCACCGTCCACCGAAGTCATTGCGTTGGGCCAGGCCCTTGGCCGGGTGACCGCCGAAGAGGTGTTCTCGCCTCTGGACCTGCCGGGCTGGGACAACAGCGCCATGGACGGCTACGCCCTGCGTGCCTTTGATGTGCCGGAGCAGGGCGGTTACCTGATGCTGGCCGGGCGGATCGCCGCCGGTCACAGCAGCGATGTGCCGTTGCAAGCCGGGCAAACCGTGCGGATCTTTACCGGTGCGCCACTGCCGCCTGGTGCTGACAGTGTCGTGCCCCAAGAGCGTTGCCGTGTGTATGGCCAGCGCATCTGGTGCCCGCCGTTGCGCCTGGGTGAACACGTGCGCAAGCGTGGCGAAGAACTGCAACGCGGCCAGCGCGTGTTGAGTGCCGGAAGGCGTCTGCGCGCCCAGGAAATCGGCTTGTTGGCGGCGGCGGGCATCGGGCGGGTCAAGGTCTACCGGCCGCTGCGGGTGTGCCTGCTCAGCAGCGGCGATGAACTACGCGAACCTGGCCAGCCGCTGGCGCCGGGGCAGATTTACAACAGCAACCGTCACCTGGTCGCTGCGTTACTGCGCGGTTGGGGCGTGGAGGTGCATGACTACGGCGTGATGGCCGACGCCCTGGCGGCCAGCCGCGACGCCTTGGTGCTGGCGTCGTCCGAGTGCGACCTGCTGCTGACCACGGGCGGCGTGTCGGTGGGCGAGGAGGACCATCTCAAACAGGCGATTCAGGCATTGGGCAATGTGGATTTCTGGCGCCTGGCGATCCAGCCCGGCAAGCCCCTGGCCTTTGGCCGCGTGGCCGGCAAACCCTGGATCGGCCTGCCCGGCAACCCCACCGCCGCGCTGGTTACCGCGCTGGTGGTGGTGCGTCCGTTTTTGCTGCGCGCCCAAGGCGCGGAGCGGGTGCTGCCGGTGCCGGTCAACGTGATGGCCGGCTTTGAATGGCTTAAGCCCAACAAGCGTCGCCAATACCTGCGTGCCCGCTTGAAACCAGGCGTGGATGGGCAATTGCGCGCCATCCTTCACCCCCAGCAAAGCTCGGCGATGCTCACGGCGGCGTGTTGGGCCGATGGCCTGGTGATAATCGAGTGCGAGCAACAAGTGCTCAAGGGCGCGCCGGTCGCGTTCGTGTCGTTTGCCGATTTTGAATAA
- the ubiU gene encoding ubiquinone anaerobic biosynthesis protein UbiU: MQLVCPAGNLPALKAAVRQGADAVYVGFRDDTNARHFAGLNMDDKQFDAAVAHIRQHQRKLYVAVNTYPQPKIWPRWQRAVDRAADHGVDALIAADPGVLGYAAERHPQMALHLSVQGSATHAAALKFYAERYGIRRAVLPRVLSLAQVKQVAASSTVPIEVFGFGSLCIMAEGRCHLSSYITGESPNLCGVCSPAKAVRWSDDAEGLSARLSEVLIDRYTPTEPAGYPTLCKGRFLVGGKRFHALEEPTSLDTLDLLPELSAIGVAAIKIEGRQRSPAYVEQVTRVWRAALDAYRGAPANFVVQEPWRRALAGLSEGSQTTLGAYHRAWQ, from the coding sequence ATGCAACTGGTCTGCCCGGCAGGCAACCTGCCCGCCCTCAAAGCCGCTGTGCGCCAAGGTGCCGACGCGGTGTACGTGGGGTTTCGCGATGACACCAATGCCCGACATTTTGCCGGGTTGAACATGGACGACAAGCAGTTCGACGCCGCCGTCGCGCATATCCGCCAACACCAGCGCAAGCTCTACGTGGCGGTCAACACTTACCCGCAACCGAAGATCTGGCCGCGCTGGCAACGTGCGGTGGACCGCGCCGCCGACCATGGCGTGGATGCGCTGATCGCCGCCGACCCCGGCGTGCTCGGCTACGCGGCCGAGCGCCATCCGCAGATGGCGTTGCACCTGTCGGTGCAGGGTTCGGCCACCCATGCGGCGGCGCTCAAATTCTACGCCGAGCGCTACGGTATTCGCCGCGCGGTGTTGCCACGGGTGCTGTCGCTGGCGCAGGTCAAGCAAGTGGCGGCCAGCAGCACGGTGCCCATCGAAGTCTTCGGCTTTGGCAGCCTGTGCATCATGGCGGAAGGGCGTTGCCACCTGTCTTCTTACATCACCGGCGAGTCGCCCAACCTGTGCGGCGTATGCTCGCCGGCCAAGGCGGTGCGCTGGAGCGACGACGCCGAGGGCCTCAGCGCACGTCTGAGCGAAGTGCTGATCGACCGCTACACCCCCACCGAACCCGCCGGCTACCCGACCCTGTGCAAGGGCCGCTTCCTGGTTGGCGGCAAGCGCTTTCATGCCTTGGAAGAACCCACCAGCCTCGACACTCTGGACCTGTTGCCCGAGCTCAGTGCGATTGGCGTGGCAGCGATAAAAATCGAGGGCCGCCAACGCAGCCCGGCCTATGTGGAGCAAGTCACCCGCGTGTGGCGCGCGGCGCTCGACGCGTACCGCGGCGCCCCGGCCAACTTTGTGGTGCAGGAGCCGTGGCGACGCGCGCTCGCCGGGCTTTCCGAAGGCAGCCAGACCACTCTGGGGGCTTACCACCGTGCATGGCAATGA
- a CDS encoding NUDIX hydrolase gives MKIRATVICENEGHILFVRKARSKWALPGGKVERDERPVGAAERELEEETGLNVDGLLYLQELKARDTLHHVFEASVINIDEARPCNEIVDCQWHAYNALEQLDTTDATRHIVKSFLRRL, from the coding sequence ATGAAAATCAGGGCAACGGTTATTTGCGAAAACGAGGGGCATATCCTCTTCGTGCGCAAGGCCAGATCGAAATGGGCCTTGCCCGGCGGCAAGGTCGAACGCGACGAACGCCCGGTGGGCGCCGCCGAGCGCGAGTTGGAAGAAGAAACCGGGCTGAACGTTGACGGGTTGCTGTACTTGCAAGAGCTGAAGGCGCGCGACACGCTGCACCATGTGTTTGAAGCCTCGGTAATCAATATCGACGAAGCGCGGCCTTGCAACGAAATCGTCGACTGCCAGTGGCATGCCTATAACGCCCTGGAGCAACTGGACACCACCGACGCCACCCGGCACATCGTCAAATCCTTTCTACGACGCCTGTAG
- a CDS encoding U32 family peptidase has product MKLSLGPVLFYWDKDHLGRFYADMAGLPLDVIYLGETVCSKRRAFSLDHWLGLGRELQACSSAQIVLSSLTLIEAASELSSLRRLCDNGQLLVEANDMGAVQLLIERNLPFVGGPALNLYNGHALVQLLDAGMQRWVPPVECSQGLIADVLAQVRELGRPLPEVEIFAYGHLPLAYSARCFTARAENRPKDDCQFCCLNYPDGMALTSQEGQPLFTLNGIQTLSADVTNLLADYPALVHCGADLLRLSPRAEGMIEVVRAFDQVRQGATPPLFVEGCNGYWHGQAGMLRVEEVGLC; this is encoded by the coding sequence ATGAAACTCAGCCTCGGACCGGTGCTGTTTTATTGGGATAAGGACCACCTGGGGCGCTTTTATGCCGACATGGCCGGCTTGCCCCTGGACGTGATCTACCTGGGCGAAACCGTGTGCTCCAAGCGCCGTGCGTTTTCCCTGGACCATTGGCTGGGCCTGGGCCGTGAGCTGCAGGCGTGCAGCTCGGCGCAAATCGTGCTGTCGAGCCTGACCCTGATCGAAGCCGCCTCGGAACTCTCCAGCCTGCGCCGCCTGTGCGACAACGGCCAATTGTTGGTGGAGGCCAACGACATGGGCGCGGTGCAATTGCTGATCGAACGCAACCTGCCCTTTGTCGGTGGCCCGGCGCTCAACCTCTACAACGGCCACGCCCTGGTGCAACTGCTCGATGCCGGCATGCAGCGCTGGGTGCCGCCGGTGGAATGTTCCCAAGGCCTGATCGCCGATGTGCTGGCGCAAGTGCGCGAACTGGGCCGGCCGTTGCCCGAGGTGGAAATCTTCGCCTACGGCCATCTACCCCTGGCCTACTCGGCGCGCTGCTTTACCGCCCGTGCCGAAAACCGCCCCAAGGACGATTGCCAGTTCTGCTGCCTCAACTACCCCGACGGCATGGCCCTGACCAGTCAGGAGGGGCAGCCGTTGTTTACCCTGAACGGCATACAGACCCTGTCCGCCGACGTCACCAACTTGCTGGCTGATTATCCCGCGTTGGTGCATTGCGGCGCCGACCTGCTGCGCCTGAGCCCGCGGGCCGAAGGCATGATCGAGGTGGTACGCGCCTTCGACCAGGTGCGCCAGGGCGCCACGCCGCCATTGTTTGTCGAAGGCTGCAACGGCTACTGGCATGGCCAGGCCGGCATGCTGCGGGTCGAGGAGGTGGGGCTGTGCTAA
- a CDS encoding ribonuclease T2 family protein, giving the protein MKYWIALWLVVATSAMAAPRNQGAPGEFDFYVLSLSWSPTFCLTHPDNEQCSGKGYGFVLHGLWPQYARGGWPASCDSQSRLSGEAIDKGATLFPTRSLLKHEWAKHGTCSGLEPLAYLEKTDAALGAVVIPPQLQPFNTPPALPAREIEALFRQSNPRMGNHGLAVICKGKVLSEVRVCLTKDLAFAGCPRSVKTQCREGDIRIPAQR; this is encoded by the coding sequence ATGAAATATTGGATCGCGTTGTGGCTCGTAGTTGCTACCAGCGCAATGGCTGCCCCGCGCAACCAGGGTGCGCCTGGGGAGTTTGATTTTTATGTGTTGTCGTTGTCATGGTCGCCGACGTTCTGCCTGACGCACCCCGACAACGAACAGTGTTCAGGCAAGGGTTACGGTTTCGTACTGCACGGGTTATGGCCGCAATACGCACGGGGCGGGTGGCCGGCCTCCTGTGATTCGCAGTCGCGCTTGTCGGGTGAGGCGATAGACAAGGGCGCCACGCTGTTCCCCACGCGTTCGCTGCTCAAGCACGAATGGGCCAAGCACGGCACCTGCAGTGGGCTTGAACCGCTGGCGTACCTGGAAAAAACCGACGCGGCACTGGGGGCGGTGGTCATTCCGCCACAATTGCAGCCATTCAATACCCCGCCTGCGTTGCCGGCCCGTGAGATCGAGGCGCTGTTTCGCCAGAGTAACCCGCGTATGGGCAACCATGGGCTGGCGGTGATTTGCAAAGGCAAGGTGTTGTCGGAAGTGCGGGTGTGTCTGACCAAGGACCTGGCCTTTGCTGGGTGCCCGCGCAGTGTGAAAACCCAATGCCGTGAGGGTGATATCCGCATTCCTGCGCAGCGTTAG
- a CDS encoding ABC transporter permease — protein sequence MNLSPLNRRRFERFKANKRGWWSLWLFLTLFVLSLGAELIANDKPLVVHYDGGWYFPALKRYPETTFGGEFPLEANYKSPYIRELLKAKDAWTLWAPIPFSYQSINYDLRVPAPAPPSSVNLLGTDDQGRDVLARVIYGFRVSVLFALTLTVLSSIIGVIAGALQGFYGGWVDLAGQRFLEIWSGLPVLYLLIILASFVQPNFWWLLGIMLLFSWMSLVDVVRAEFLRGRNLEYVRAARALGMQNGAIMFRHILPNAMVSTMTFMPFILTGAIGTLTALDFLGFGLPAGSPSLGELVAQGKSNLQAPWLGMSAFAVLAIMLSLLVFIGESARDAFDPRK from the coding sequence ATGAACCTGTCCCCCCTCAATCGCCGCCGCTTCGAACGTTTCAAAGCCAACAAGCGTGGCTGGTGGTCGCTGTGGCTGTTCCTGACGCTGTTCGTACTCAGCCTGGGCGCGGAGCTGATCGCCAACGACAAACCGCTGGTGGTGCACTACGACGGCGGCTGGTATTTCCCGGCGCTCAAGCGCTACCCAGAGACCACTTTCGGCGGCGAATTCCCGTTGGAGGCCAACTATAAGAGCCCGTATATCCGCGAACTGCTCAAGGCCAAGGACGCCTGGACCCTGTGGGCGCCGATCCCGTTCAGCTACCAGAGCATCAACTACGACTTGCGCGTGCCGGCCCCGGCGCCACCTTCTTCGGTGAACCTTCTGGGCACCGATGACCAAGGCCGCGACGTGCTGGCTCGGGTCATCTACGGCTTTCGCGTGTCGGTGTTGTTTGCCCTGACCTTGACCGTGCTCAGCTCGATCATCGGCGTGATCGCCGGGGCCTTGCAGGGCTTTTACGGCGGCTGGGTCGACCTCGCCGGGCAGCGCTTCCTGGAGATCTGGTCCGGCTTGCCGGTGTTGTACCTGCTGATCATCCTCGCCAGTTTTGTGCAGCCCAACTTCTGGTGGCTGCTGGGGATCATGCTGCTGTTCTCATGGATGAGCCTGGTGGACGTGGTGCGCGCCGAGTTCCTGCGCGGGCGCAACCTGGAATACGTGCGCGCGGCACGGGCGCTGGGCATGCAGAACGGCGCGATCATGTTCCGCCATATCCTGCCCAACGCCATGGTCTCGACCATGACCTTCATGCCGTTCATTCTCACCGGCGCCATCGGCACCCTCACCGCCCTGGACTTCTTAGGCTTTGGCTTGCCCGCCGGTTCACCGTCACTGGGCGAACTGGTGGCTCAGGGCAAATCCAACCTGCAAGCGCCGTGGCTGGGCATGAGTGCCTTTGCCGTACTGGCGATCATGTTGAGTTTGCTGGTGTTTATCGGCGAGTCCGCTCGCGATGCGTTCGACCCGAGGAAATGA
- a CDS encoding transporter substrate-binding domain-containing protein encodes MIDPQVLHQLAPNGVLRAAINFGNPVLAQRGPHGEPQGVSVVLANALAEALGVTLELITFEAAGKVFAALADDVWRVAFLAIEPVREREIAFSTPYVAIKGTCLVPANSPLTHAAQLDAPGTRIAVGQGAAYDLYLSRTLQHAELARAPTSAAAVDWFIEQRLEAAAGVRDFLRTRVSEQWRLLEDDFMTIRQAMAVPVAHAAAAAFVNSFVERQKANGEVKRGLLGSGQSAELQAS; translated from the coding sequence ATGATTGATCCCCAAGTCCTACACCAACTGGCCCCCAATGGCGTGCTGCGTGCCGCCATCAATTTCGGTAACCCGGTACTCGCCCAACGCGGTCCACATGGCGAGCCCCAGGGCGTCAGCGTGGTGCTCGCCAATGCACTGGCCGAGGCGCTGGGTGTCACGCTGGAATTGATCACCTTCGAGGCGGCGGGCAAGGTCTTCGCCGCGTTGGCCGATGATGTGTGGCGCGTGGCGTTCCTCGCCATCGAGCCGGTGCGTGAACGGGAGATCGCCTTCAGCACGCCGTACGTAGCGATCAAGGGAACCTGCCTGGTGCCGGCCAATTCGCCGCTGACCCACGCTGCGCAGTTGGACGCACCGGGCACGCGTATCGCCGTGGGCCAGGGGGCCGCCTACGATTTGTACCTGAGCCGTACGCTGCAACACGCCGAACTGGCGCGTGCGCCGACGTCCGCGGCTGCGGTGGACTGGTTTATCGAACAGCGCCTGGAGGCGGCAGCCGGTGTGCGGGATTTCTTGCGTACCCGGGTTTCGGAGCAATGGCGCCTGCTGGAGGATGACTTCATGACCATCCGCCAAGCCATGGCGGTACCGGTGGCTCATGCGGCGGCTGCCGCGTTCGTCAATTCCTTTGTCGAACGGCAAAAAGCCAACGGTGAGGTGAAACGAGGGTTGCTGGGCAGCGGGCAGAGCGCTGAACTACAGGCGTCGTAG
- a CDS encoding ABC transporter ATP-binding protein → MNQDNLIEIRDLSVEFVTGEHVHRVVNNVSFDIKRGETLALVGESGSGKSVTAHSILRLLPYPLARHPSGTLSYAGQDLLTLKEKTLRHIRGNRIAMIFQEPMTSLNPLHSIEKQINEVLGLHKGLTGKVATLRTLELLELVGIPEPHKRLKALPHELSGGQRQRVMIAMALANEPELLIADEPTTALDVTVQLKILELLKELQARLGMALLLISHDLNLVRRVAHRVCVMQQGCIVEQADCETLFQSPQHPYTQELLAAEPSGGPADTQIGPPVLEVDDLKVWFPIKKGFLRSTVDYVKAVDGINFSLPQGQTLGIVGESGSGKSTLGLAILRLIGSKGGIRFEGQQLDRLTQQQVRPLRREMQVVFQDPFGSLSPRMCVSEIVGEGLRIHQMGTPAEQEAAIIAALKEVGLDPQSRHRYPHEFSGGQRQRIAIARALVLKPRLILLDEPTSALDRTVQRQVVELLRSLQVKYNLTYLFISHDLAVVKALSHQLMVVKHGQVVEQGDARTIFADPQHAYTRQLLEAAFLAPTG, encoded by the coding sequence ATGAATCAGGACAATCTGATCGAAATCCGCGACCTCAGCGTCGAGTTCGTCACCGGCGAGCACGTCCACCGGGTCGTCAATAACGTCAGCTTCGATATCAAGCGCGGCGAAACCCTGGCCCTGGTCGGCGAAAGCGGCTCGGGCAAGTCGGTGACCGCGCATTCGATCCTGCGCCTGCTGCCCTACCCGCTGGCCCGCCACCCCAGCGGCACCCTCTCATACGCTGGGCAAGACCTGCTGACGCTCAAGGAAAAGACCCTGCGGCATATTCGCGGTAACCGCATCGCGATGATCTTCCAGGAGCCGATGACCTCGCTGAACCCGCTGCACTCCATCGAAAAGCAGATCAACGAAGTGCTCGGCCTGCATAAGGGGCTCACCGGCAAAGTCGCGACCCTGCGCACCCTGGAACTGCTGGAACTGGTGGGTATTCCCGAACCGCACAAACGTCTCAAGGCCCTGCCCCATGAGCTTTCCGGTGGCCAGCGCCAGCGAGTGATGATTGCCATGGCGCTGGCCAACGAGCCGGAGCTGCTGATCGCCGACGAGCCGACCACCGCCCTCGACGTGACCGTACAACTGAAGATCCTGGAGCTGCTCAAGGAGTTGCAGGCGCGGCTGGGCATGGCGTTGCTGCTGATCAGTCATGACTTGAACCTGGTACGGCGCGTTGCCCATCGAGTGTGCGTGATGCAACAGGGCTGCATCGTCGAGCAGGCCGACTGCGAGACGTTGTTCCAGTCGCCGCAACACCCTTACACCCAGGAACTGCTGGCGGCCGAACCCAGCGGCGGCCCAGCCGATACCCAGATCGGGCCGCCGGTGCTGGAGGTCGATGACCTGAAAGTCTGGTTCCCGATCAAGAAGGGCTTTTTGCGCAGCACCGTCGACTACGTCAAGGCGGTGGACGGCATCAACTTCAGCCTGCCCCAGGGGCAGACCCTGGGCATCGTCGGCGAGAGTGGCTCGGGCAAATCTACTCTGGGCCTGGCGATCTTGCGCCTGATCGGCAGTAAAGGCGGGATCCGCTTCGAAGGTCAGCAACTGGACCGCCTGACCCAGCAACAGGTACGCCCCCTGCGCCGGGAAATGCAGGTGGTGTTCCAGGACCCGTTCGGCAGCCTCAGCCCGCGCATGTGCGTCAGCGAGATCGTCGGCGAGGGCCTGCGCATTCACCAGATGGGCACCCCGGCCGAACAGGAAGCGGCGATCATTGCCGCGCTCAAGGAAGTGGGCCTGGACCCGCAATCCCGGCACCGTTACCCGCATGAATTTTCCGGCGGCCAGCGCCAGCGCATCGCCATCGCCCGCGCGTTGGTGCTCAAGCCGCGCCTGATCCTGCTCGACGAGCCCACCTCGGCGCTGGACCGCACGGTACAACGCCAGGTGGTCGAATTGCTGCGCAGCCTGCAGGTCAAGTACAACCTGACCTATCTGTTTATCAGCCACGATCTGGCGGTGGTGAAGGCGCTGAGTCACCAGTTGATGGTGGTCAAGCATGGGCAGGTGGTGGAGCAAGGCGACGCGCGGACCATTTTTGCTGACCCACAGCATGCGTATACGCGGCAATTGCTGGAGGCGGCGTTTCTGGCACCCACCGGATGA
- a CDS encoding AraC family transcriptional regulator, producing MTAATAPLFWRDPALAFVEARTIADGRNVTYTRHAHEHFSIGAITRGRSYYHHGTQTFEISAGTLVLMNPGDVHACNPIENEHWSYHMLYLDTAWLTDLQYQLGFSTEQGYRPFNTPHTRDPLLYNGLLELYRMLVDEQAELLQKQSALVSYFSELQERLNPSPAPVREVNHKLERAACYIREHCTQALKLEDICLAAELSPSYLIRAFKQYYGLTPHAFLVNQRIQFARSQLRQGELIAEVALAAGFADQAHFQRTFKQHVAATPGQYRDRLKPSANTPHWPPATRPLNG from the coding sequence ATGACCGCCGCCACCGCACCGCTTTTCTGGCGTGACCCTGCGCTGGCTTTTGTCGAAGCACGGACCATTGCCGACGGGCGCAACGTGACTTACACCCGGCATGCCCATGAGCATTTTTCCATCGGGGCAATCACTCGGGGGCGCAGCTATTACCACCATGGCACCCAGACGTTCGAGATCAGCGCCGGCACGCTGGTATTGATGAACCCAGGCGATGTGCATGCCTGCAACCCCATCGAAAACGAGCATTGGTCCTACCACATGCTCTATCTCGACACGGCCTGGCTGACCGACCTGCAATACCAACTGGGTTTCAGCACCGAGCAGGGCTACCGCCCGTTCAACACCCCCCATACCCGCGACCCGCTGTTGTACAACGGCTTGCTGGAGCTCTATCGGATGCTGGTGGATGAGCAGGCTGAACTCCTGCAAAAACAGAGCGCGCTGGTGAGTTATTTCAGCGAGCTCCAGGAGCGTCTGAACCCGTCGCCTGCGCCCGTGCGGGAGGTCAACCACAAGCTGGAGCGGGCCGCCTGTTACATCCGCGAGCACTGCACTCAGGCGCTGAAACTGGAGGACATCTGCCTGGCGGCCGAGCTGTCGCCGTCTTACCTGATCCGCGCCTTCAAACAGTATTACGGGCTTACACCCCATGCTTTCCTGGTGAACCAGCGTATCCAGTTTGCCCGCAGCCAACTGCGCCAGGGCGAGTTGATCGCCGAGGTGGCGCTGGCCGCCGGCTTTGCCGACCAGGCGCACTTCCAGCGCACCTTCAAACAACACGTCGCCGCCACGCCGGGGCAATATCGCGACCGGCTCAAGCCATCAGCAAATACCCCACACTGGCCACCAGCAACGCGGCCATTGAACGGTTGA
- a CDS encoding LysE family translocator, producing the protein MSLIISMAAFALATSITPGPVNVVALSSGARFGFVASQKHVFGAAVGFTLLLVLIGLGLHEVLVRWPLLTQLIQWGGVAFLLYMAWKLAADNGQLDADGSATAPSMLYGAIMQWLNPKAWLACVAGMGLFVADGDAAQVWLFAGLYLVICYWSVACWAYAGTFLRRYLSNPKGVRLFNRSMAALLVASVGYLLMA; encoded by the coding sequence ATGAGCTTGATCATCTCCATGGCCGCCTTCGCACTGGCCACCTCCATCACCCCGGGACCGGTCAATGTGGTGGCGCTGAGTTCCGGCGCCCGCTTCGGTTTTGTCGCCAGCCAAAAACACGTATTCGGCGCCGCCGTCGGCTTTACCCTGCTGCTGGTGTTGATCGGCCTGGGCCTGCATGAAGTGCTGGTGCGCTGGCCCCTCCTGACCCAATTGATCCAGTGGGGCGGGGTCGCCTTTTTGCTGTACATGGCCTGGAAACTGGCCGCGGACAATGGCCAGTTGGATGCCGATGGCAGCGCCACCGCGCCGTCGATGCTCTATGGCGCGATCATGCAGTGGCTCAACCCCAAGGCGTGGCTGGCGTGTGTGGCGGGGATGGGCTTGTTTGTCGCCGATGGCGATGCGGCACAAGTCTGGTTGTTTGCTGGCCTCTACCTGGTGATCTGCTACTGGTCGGTAGCGTGCTGGGCCTACGCCGGGACCTTTCTGCGTCGTTACCTGAGCAACCCGAAGGGCGTGCGGTTGTTCAACCGTTCAATGGCCGCGTTGCTGGTGGCCAGTGTGGGGTATTTGCTGATGGCTTGA
- a CDS encoding Gfo/Idh/MocA family protein, whose product MSTVRWGMIGCGSVTEVKSGPAFYKAPGSALVAVMGRREAAVRDYAARHGIARFYTDAQALINDPQVDAVYIATPPDSHLEYSLMVAAAGKHCCVEKPMALNAEQSALMQRTFERAGLHLFVSYYRRSLPRFQQVREWLRKGRIGELRHLTWTLCKPPAAEDASAANWRTDPLIAGGGYFADLASHGFDLFQYLAGDIIEVSGFTARQAGRYAAEDAVTACWTFSSGALGMGCWNFVADRREDWVELVGSRGRIRFSVFEDQPLHLEGETHEVLEVPCHAHIQWHHVVAMNAHIRGEAEHPSLAIEALKTDRILDKVLQRNPYLPG is encoded by the coding sequence ATGAGCACCGTACGCTGGGGCATGATCGGCTGTGGCAGTGTCACTGAGGTAAAGAGTGGACCCGCTTTCTACAAAGCGCCAGGTTCGGCCCTGGTAGCGGTGATGGGGCGCCGTGAGGCCGCAGTGCGCGATTATGCTGCACGCCATGGCATTGCCCGTTTCTATACCGACGCTCAGGCACTGATCAACGACCCTCAAGTGGACGCGGTGTACATCGCCACGCCGCCTGACAGCCACCTGGAATACAGCTTGATGGTGGCGGCCGCCGGCAAACATTGCTGCGTCGAGAAGCCGATGGCGCTGAATGCCGAACAGAGCGCATTGATGCAACGCACCTTTGAGCGCGCCGGCCTGCACCTGTTTGTGTCTTACTATCGCCGCTCGCTTCCACGTTTCCAGCAAGTGCGCGAGTGGCTGCGCAAAGGGCGCATCGGCGAGTTGCGCCACCTCACCTGGACCTTATGCAAACCGCCGGCTGCCGAGGATGCCAGCGCCGCCAACTGGCGCACCGACCCGCTGATTGCCGGGGGTGGCTACTTTGCCGACCTGGCCAGCCATGGCTTTGACCTGTTCCAGTACCTGGCCGGAGACATCATTGAAGTCTCGGGCTTTACCGCGCGCCAGGCCGGACGCTATGCCGCCGAAGACGCGGTGACGGCGTGCTGGACGTTCAGCTCCGGCGCGTTGGGCATGGGCTGCTGGAACTTTGTCGCGGATCGCCGTGAGGATTGGGTCGAGTTGGTCGGCAGTCGCGGGCGTATCCGCTTTTCGGTGTTCGAAGACCAACCGCTGCACCTGGAAGGCGAGACCCACGAAGTGCTGGAAGTGCCATGCCACGCCCATATCCAGTGGCACCATGTGGTGGCCATGAACGCGCATATTCGCGGTGAAGCCGAGCATCCGTCGCTGGCGATCGAAGCGCTGAAGACCGACCGGATCCTGGACAAGGTGCTGCAACGTAACCCCTATTTGCCTGGGTAG